One genomic region from Gammaproteobacteria bacterium encodes:
- a CDS encoding MFS transporter: MSATVDRLPSATAQLRVVLLPISPVLLGAMLFALAHGGLFNVMGIALAEHGYPESTIGLLGSMFFVGIFVGAALTERFVRRVRHVRWFMLLAGVAGVSTVALSLTTPVVGWALLRFLAGVAMGGHWSVVEGWIQFQAHNAVRGRSLAIYECVRVLGVGASPLLLGLFAGNDAYIVAGILFTFALVPVCFLTSKEPEIAPKQQALPIAKLIACSPLGGICCMMSGFVLSAFFSMAGVFGKQSGLTAGEISGFISFVLIAPAVTQIPLGMLSDRFGRRLHGVGGGVDAGVGRRAQFCGIDGAWRISRRHEQSALRVGCVSCQRPNQP; this comes from the coding sequence ATGTCAGCGACAGTCGATCGTTTGCCATCGGCGACGGCGCAGTTGCGTGTCGTGTTACTCCCAATCAGCCCGGTGTTGCTCGGCGCGATGTTATTTGCACTGGCGCACGGCGGACTCTTCAACGTCATGGGCATTGCCTTGGCCGAGCACGGCTATCCGGAATCGACCATCGGTCTTCTGGGTTCAATGTTTTTCGTCGGTATCTTTGTCGGCGCGGCGTTGACCGAACGCTTTGTACGGCGCGTGCGTCATGTCCGTTGGTTCATGCTGCTCGCCGGTGTTGCCGGTGTTTCCACCGTTGCGCTCAGCTTGACGACGCCGGTCGTCGGTTGGGCGTTACTGCGGTTTCTGGCCGGTGTCGCCATGGGTGGCCATTGGTCGGTGGTCGAGGGTTGGATTCAGTTTCAGGCACATAACGCCGTGCGCGGTCGGAGCTTGGCGATTTATGAATGCGTGCGTGTCCTCGGTGTTGGTGCGAGCCCGTTGTTGCTTGGGTTATTTGCCGGCAACGATGCGTATATCGTCGCCGGTATTCTGTTTACCTTCGCGCTAGTGCCGGTGTGTTTTCTGACGTCAAAGGAACCGGAGATCGCGCCGAAGCAGCAAGCATTACCGATCGCCAAGCTCATCGCCTGTTCGCCGCTCGGTGGTATCTGCTGCATGATGTCCGGGTTCGTGCTGAGCGCGTTCTTCAGCATGGCGGGTGTATTCGGCAAGCAGTCGGGCCTGACGGCCGGCGAAATTTCCGGCTTTATCTCGTTTGTGCTGATCGCGCCGGCGGTGACGCAAATTCCGTTGGGCATGTTGAGCGATCGATTTGGTCGCCGCTTGCACGGCGTTGGCGGCGGCGTTGATGCTGGTGTTGGCCGACGTGCACAATTTTGTGGCATTGATGGCGCTTGGCGGATTAGTCGCCGGCACGAGCAATCCGCTTTACGCGTTGGGTGCGTCTCATGTCAACGACCGAATCAGCCGTGA
- a CDS encoding HD domain-containing protein: MWVPRFTRFDESTVEDWQQIDTLCADYERGLADRVLRSLQLLQGNELGMPIDRLQHSLQTATRAAEDGADEETVVCALLHDIGDDLSPYNHGELAAAILKPYVSADNHWLVSKHGVFQGYYYFHFVGRDRNERDRYRDHPAFEHTARFCERWDQTSFDRHYPTLSLADFVPMVRRLFNKAPYGGLQQAT; encoded by the coding sequence ATGTGGGTGCCGCGGTTCACGCGTTTTGACGAGAGTACAGTCGAGGATTGGCAGCAGATCGATACGCTGTGCGCCGATTACGAGCGCGGGCTGGCCGATCGGGTATTACGCAGCCTGCAACTGCTGCAAGGTAATGAGCTCGGTATGCCGATCGATCGCTTACAGCATTCGCTGCAAACGGCGACCCGCGCTGCTGAAGACGGCGCCGATGAAGAGACCGTCGTCTGCGCGCTGTTGCATGACATCGGCGATGATCTGTCGCCCTATAACCACGGTGAGCTCGCCGCCGCTATCCTCAAGCCATATGTGTCCGCCGACAATCATTGGCTGGTGAGCAAGCACGGCGTCTTTCAAGGCTACTACTACTTCCACTTCGTCGGTCGTGATCGCAACGAGCGCGACCGTTACCGCGACCATCCCGCGTTCGAGCACACGGCACGTTTTTGCGAACGTTGGGATCAGACCTCGTTCGATCGTCACTATCCGACATTATCGCTCGCGGATTTCGTACCGATGGTTCGACGCCTCTTTAATAAAGCGCCGTACGGCGGTTTGCAGCAGGCGACTTAA
- the gcvA gene encoding transcriptional regulator GcvA: MARSLPPLNLLRTFEVAARHLSFTLAAAELHVTQAAISQQIKQLEDALGTALFLRAHRKLRLTDQGRQLLPVLQTSFHQIADTITALRATKGRQTLTIGLGTSFGSWLAPRLERFWTIHPDVDLRLHHSRRLINFVEDDIELAIRWGRGDWPNVVAEPLMGLTLTPVCSPALLAGARPLRTPDDLRHHTLLHDTDYESWRQWLIAANINANEVEKICRGSVFDDTNVVTQAALDGQGVALCGIALVTSHLASGRLLQPFDLTVDTDSQYYVLYPPMALKRPLVNDFIRWLHLETGSDAARPADEPRNKN; encoded by the coding sequence ATGGCCCGCTCGCTTCCACCGCTCAACTTATTGCGCACCTTCGAGGTCGCCGCCCGCCACCTGAGCTTTACGCTGGCGGCCGCCGAGCTGCATGTCACCCAAGCCGCCATCAGCCAACAGATCAAACAGCTCGAAGACGCCCTGGGAACGGCGCTGTTCCTGCGCGCGCACCGCAAGCTGCGGCTGACCGATCAAGGTCGGCAACTGTTGCCGGTGTTGCAGACGTCGTTTCATCAAATCGCCGACACCATCACCGCCTTACGCGCAACCAAAGGTCGACAAACATTGACCATCGGCCTCGGCACCTCGTTCGGTAGCTGGCTGGCGCCGCGGCTCGAACGATTTTGGACGATACATCCCGACGTCGATTTGCGGCTGCATCACTCGCGACGATTGATCAACTTTGTCGAAGATGACATCGAGCTGGCGATACGCTGGGGTCGCGGCGATTGGCCCAACGTCGTCGCCGAACCATTGATGGGATTGACGCTGACACCGGTCTGCAGTCCGGCGCTGCTGGCCGGCGCGCGGCCGCTGCGAACACCGGACGATCTCAGGCACCATACGCTGCTGCATGACACCGACTACGAGAGTTGGCGCCAATGGCTGATCGCCGCCAACATTAATGCGAACGAGGTCGAGAAAATTTGTCGCGGCTCGGTGTTCGACGACACCAACGTCGTGACCCAGGCGGCGTTAGACGGCCAAGGCGTGGCGCTCTGCGGGATTGCTTTAGTGACGAGTCATTTGGCCAGCGGCCGACTACTGCAACCGTTCGATTTAACGGTCGATACCGACAGCCAGTACTACGTGCTCTATCCGCCGATGGCGTTGAAACGACCCCTTGTCAACGACTTTATTCGTTGGCTACACCTCGAAACTGGATCCGATGCAGCGCGGCCTGCTGATGAACCGCGCAACAAAAATTAA
- a CDS encoding SDR family NAD(P)-dependent oxidoreductase, whose amino-acid sequence MDSDAVVIAGYSCRLPESDGPQEFWQHLIEGRDMVTADARRWPIDLYDLPSRFAKLKDLSRFDASFFEIHPKQAHKMDPQLRLLLEVSYEAIKSAGVDPAQIRGSKTGVYVGACFSDAHSLQGARPDSMTGYENTGCALSMMANRLSYFFDFHGSSQTIDTACSSSMVALDAAVRALAAGECDYAVVGGVNVILRPALSVGFAKLKMLSADGSCRSFAHDANGYARAEGVVAVFLTRKPLARRVIASVLGSAVNNDGYTEQGITFPNGQAQRDLIASLYTRVGIDPGSVGYVEAHGTGTTAGDPQEANALCDIFCAGRTAETSPLWIGSVKSNMGHAEGAAGLVGVLKVLLAMEHKRLPPNLHFTAPNPDIPGLLDGRLRVVTEPLNWDGGIVGINSFGFGGTNAHVILRDEVNAVTAVDVPPVPAIVPLAARTAEGLDALTSCYTSGALSPDMAMLLQGVAAMPPKTHPFRGAVVRRHDGTIREFRRDIVGQRPPVWFVFPGMGAQWPGMGRALLVLAPFRAAIERCAAALVGTAIDLERLLTQADAADFNDPTKAFVGLTAVQIGLVDLLRALGVVPDGLIGHSVGETACGYADGALTAEEAILAAYWRGRCVTDAPAARGKMAAVRLDWEATSELCPDGVVPACHNARQSVTVSGDAEQIDAMVARLVAQGIEAREVNSSQIAFHSTGVRAAAPALLQALTRVIAQPRARSPRWLSTSQPLTDAPILCSAQYYVDNLCNPVRFFEALQRVPEGALVIEIGAHPLMRLPVAETVTASEHVGLMARDRDNTDALFEGVARCYVRGVELHWSSLFAPMYPLTSPCHIPQLCSWDHAQAWEVPTLSNESGGGGAGDVVFRIDIADEEYAPIADHKLGEHVLFPATGYLSLVWRTVAAAMNVAFDRLPVRFNDVRLHRPTRLVAGTAVELAVRYLPTAHLFEVSSNGELVVSGRVITGAEITLPQTTADVSVLPAELNLQAADFYKELRLRGYRYGPAFQPVEEIAADGSRCKLAWRGDWITFLDGMLQSGLMQMPRATLVPTTIGEITIDPTRQPPTETIDVYNDFVTQRVVGPAVTIEGLRCASFSAARPLQQPRLMRYQFIPYIENNCRDFDDAEIFERYIRSADFTVQAALIVIAQAEADGRTLPAHVQRLKTVLIQTETVHREPEVFSEPNAIFMRLAHHVYAHPQQLIDDPLSVIVGYDQYKQLYSDDIGAAALFCDRYLGSLLDVVYENSPVNRGLHLCEIGSGTGGLSAYVLSRLRPEKDRYTLTDISAGFFGGLRDRFADYDTMIDCQVWDLNRSMPATIGGNVDLVLASNALHAVRNLRTSLAHIRAALGDGGFLLFHEVTHGYRSLLSIWGFLDQLWNYDDPEDRSHGAVLTRERWQTLLDECGFDVVALKDDGLYSTLFLCRKRAERELYPHFVQVDSPVSELVPIQAGIVRLAADPQSRFWLDATEPSAPGLVGMVNCLRYEASGDRVRCLVTDRENVVSDAEIAHQRRLDLTVNVHRHGCWGSFRHLPFVLPAPVTSDNVTLDLQTRGDLSTLHWRQAPRWKEAVTEFEPYYLGVNFKAVVLATGRLPEEIFGGGLSAAAGGEFAGMAADGRRVMGFVAESFASRFVGRADDSGQCIFDVPAGWSFEQAATVPVVYMTAYLGLLLRARLRRGERVLIHAGSGGVGQAAIQIAHALDCEIFTTIGSPEKRAYVKQRFPFIADDHIGNSRDTSFVDLVKRATAGRGVDVVLNSLTDDKLQASLRVLARHGRFVEIGKYDMARNAALGMEVFLRDISFHGVGLDDLVNDNTAQLEELMQLMRAGILDGVVQPLDRTVFGHDQVEEAFRYMARGRHIGKVLLRLRDEQASVPVQIPARPAIWCDPQKSYLITGGLGGVGLELADWLVQRGARDIVLVGRSGIRDTYQAYRRYTWERQGVAVQVVAADIADTAQVERLVQEIEARRPVGGIFHLAMELRDALFTNQTAESFEATCRAKINGSANLDASSRAHCFALEHFVVFSSLVSVFGNAGQSNYAYANRAMEWLCERRRQQGYPALAVQWGPIGDVGFVQENRERVRVTSAILHDQSLASCLAVLEQFMLQPEPVVGSLLLDRSGAGASQAAMATIERSRSGLFAAIKTVLGLGVEQAVDERHTLGELGMDSLMAVEIEHVLKNHFDIAVDLPEIRQLSFARLGELYDARDKGADRLAALVATSVSPRSHEQDGEVFTSVRSGSTTSEVLYFVNGFMSDPITVTETVEIPGDGQMFVVHFERAANMETLSDQWLAHIAGLPAAVTTITIFGYSMGSLIAQRFMAMVAGKLAVLPRLILVSPPKLELARLPQFREIDIDAISPERARTVLRQLPWFGDFALLPDESIKRQAKFVLYDRFYDEQLAVADVIALPREDVLCRSVQEARPYARRLLCIEGRHDLRSIELAKVFAYLDKLDEEVVVE is encoded by the coding sequence ATGGATTCTGATGCTGTCGTTATCGCTGGTTACTCCTGCCGTCTTCCTGAATCCGATGGCCCTCAGGAATTTTGGCAACATTTAATCGAAGGTCGAGACATGGTCACCGCCGATGCGCGGCGCTGGCCGATCGATCTCTACGATCTTCCGTCGCGCTTTGCCAAGCTGAAAGATCTCTCGCGTTTCGACGCTTCATTTTTTGAGATTCATCCCAAGCAGGCGCACAAGATGGACCCGCAACTGCGGCTGCTGCTCGAAGTTAGCTACGAGGCGATTAAGAGCGCCGGCGTCGATCCGGCGCAGATCCGCGGTTCGAAGACGGGTGTGTATGTCGGTGCCTGTTTCAGCGATGCGCATTCGCTTCAAGGCGCGCGGCCGGATTCAATGACCGGCTACGAGAACACCGGCTGCGCATTGTCGATGATGGCCAATCGACTTTCGTATTTTTTTGATTTCCACGGTAGCAGTCAGACGATCGATACGGCGTGCTCGTCGTCGATGGTGGCGCTGGATGCGGCGGTGCGTGCGTTGGCTGCCGGCGAGTGCGACTACGCTGTCGTCGGCGGCGTGAACGTGATTCTGCGGCCGGCGCTGAGCGTCGGCTTCGCCAAACTTAAAATGCTTTCAGCCGATGGTAGCTGCCGCTCGTTCGCTCACGATGCCAATGGCTACGCGCGCGCGGAAGGGGTGGTAGCGGTATTTCTGACACGCAAGCCATTGGCGCGTCGCGTCATCGCCAGCGTGCTCGGCAGTGCCGTCAACAATGACGGTTATACCGAGCAAGGCATCACGTTTCCGAACGGGCAGGCGCAACGTGATTTGATTGCTTCTTTGTATACGCGCGTCGGCATCGATCCCGGTTCGGTGGGTTATGTCGAAGCCCACGGCACCGGCACGACCGCCGGCGATCCGCAGGAAGCCAATGCACTGTGCGACATTTTTTGCGCCGGCCGTACCGCCGAAACGTCGCCGTTGTGGATCGGTTCTGTTAAATCGAACATGGGTCATGCCGAAGGAGCGGCCGGTTTGGTCGGTGTGCTTAAGGTGCTGTTGGCGATGGAGCATAAGCGGCTGCCGCCAAATTTGCATTTCACGGCGCCGAATCCGGACATCCCGGGATTGTTGGACGGCCGTTTGCGCGTCGTTACCGAGCCGTTGAATTGGGACGGTGGCATTGTCGGCATCAATTCCTTTGGTTTCGGCGGCACCAACGCCCATGTGATTTTGCGCGATGAGGTGAATGCAGTTACGGCGGTCGATGTGCCGCCGGTACCGGCCATCGTGCCGTTGGCAGCGCGCACGGCGGAAGGTCTAGATGCGTTAACGAGTTGCTATACCTCGGGCGCACTGTCGCCCGATATGGCCATGCTACTTCAGGGTGTTGCGGCGATGCCGCCGAAGACACATCCGTTTCGGGGCGCGGTCGTGCGTCGCCACGATGGAACGATTCGCGAGTTTCGTCGCGACATCGTCGGCCAGCGTCCGCCGGTGTGGTTCGTTTTCCCCGGTATGGGTGCGCAGTGGCCGGGCATGGGGCGAGCGCTGCTCGTGCTGGCGCCGTTTCGCGCGGCCATCGAACGTTGTGCGGCGGCGTTGGTGGGTACCGCCATCGATCTCGAACGGTTATTGACGCAGGCGGATGCCGCAGATTTTAACGATCCAACGAAGGCGTTCGTCGGTTTAACCGCTGTTCAAATCGGATTGGTCGATCTACTGCGGGCGCTCGGCGTTGTGCCGGATGGCCTCATTGGTCATAGCGTCGGTGAGACCGCTTGCGGCTATGCCGACGGCGCACTAACGGCGGAAGAAGCGATCCTCGCCGCGTATTGGCGTGGCCGCTGCGTGACCGACGCGCCGGCGGCGCGCGGCAAAATGGCGGCAGTGCGCCTGGATTGGGAGGCGACGAGCGAGTTGTGTCCGGACGGCGTCGTGCCGGCGTGCCACAACGCGCGCCAGAGTGTCACGGTGTCCGGCGATGCCGAACAAATCGATGCCATGGTGGCACGGCTGGTCGCGCAAGGTATCGAAGCACGTGAAGTCAACTCGTCACAGATCGCGTTTCATTCAACCGGCGTACGCGCGGCGGCGCCGGCATTGCTGCAAGCGCTGACACGCGTGATCGCCCAGCCGCGTGCACGCAGTCCGCGTTGGCTCAGCACGTCGCAGCCGTTGACCGATGCACCGATACTTTGCTCGGCGCAGTACTACGTCGACAACCTGTGCAATCCCGTTCGTTTCTTCGAGGCATTGCAGCGTGTGCCGGAGGGTGCGCTCGTTATCGAGATCGGCGCCCATCCGTTGATGCGTTTACCGGTAGCAGAAACGGTAACCGCATCTGAACACGTCGGCCTCATGGCGCGTGATCGGGATAACACCGATGCGCTATTCGAGGGGGTGGCGCGGTGCTATGTGCGTGGCGTCGAGCTCCATTGGTCGAGCTTGTTTGCACCGATGTATCCGCTGACATCGCCTTGTCATATTCCGCAATTGTGTTCTTGGGACCACGCGCAAGCATGGGAGGTGCCGACACTGTCGAACGAGTCCGGCGGCGGTGGTGCGGGCGATGTGGTGTTTCGCATCGATATTGCCGACGAGGAATATGCGCCCATAGCGGATCACAAGTTGGGCGAACATGTGTTGTTCCCGGCGACCGGATACCTGTCTCTCGTCTGGCGTACCGTCGCCGCGGCGATGAATGTGGCATTCGACCGTCTGCCGGTGCGGTTTAACGATGTTCGGTTACATCGACCGACGCGGTTGGTCGCGGGTACCGCGGTCGAGCTGGCGGTGCGTTACCTGCCGACGGCGCATTTGTTCGAGGTATCGAGTAACGGCGAGTTAGTCGTCAGCGGCCGCGTAATCACTGGTGCCGAGATCACGTTGCCGCAAACAACGGCCGACGTGTCGGTGTTGCCGGCCGAGCTGAACTTGCAGGCTGCCGACTTTTATAAAGAGTTACGGTTACGCGGCTACCGATATGGTCCGGCATTTCAGCCGGTTGAGGAGATTGCTGCGGATGGCTCGCGTTGCAAACTTGCTTGGCGCGGCGATTGGATAACGTTCCTCGATGGCATGTTGCAGTCCGGGCTGATGCAGATGCCGCGGGCGACGCTTGTGCCAACGACCATCGGCGAGATTACGATCGATCCGACGCGCCAGCCGCCGACAGAGACCATTGATGTCTATAACGACTTCGTTACCCAACGCGTTGTCGGGCCGGCGGTGACTATCGAAGGTTTGCGTTGTGCCAGCTTTTCGGCGGCGCGCCCGCTGCAACAGCCACGTCTCATGCGATATCAATTTATCCCTTACATCGAAAACAACTGTCGCGATTTCGATGATGCTGAAATATTCGAACGTTATATCCGTTCGGCCGACTTCACGGTGCAGGCGGCGTTGATTGTGATCGCGCAGGCCGAGGCCGACGGGCGTACATTGCCGGCGCACGTGCAGCGTCTGAAGACCGTGCTCATACAAACAGAGACGGTCCATCGCGAACCGGAGGTATTTTCCGAACCTAACGCTATCTTCATGCGCTTGGCGCACCATGTGTACGCACATCCGCAACAGCTGATCGACGATCCGTTGTCGGTTATCGTTGGTTACGACCAATACAAACAACTGTATAGCGACGACATCGGCGCCGCAGCGTTATTTTGCGATCGTTATCTCGGATCGTTGCTGGATGTGGTGTACGAGAATAGTCCGGTGAATCGCGGTCTACATCTGTGCGAGATCGGCAGTGGCACCGGCGGTCTCAGCGCTTACGTTTTGTCGCGCCTGCGTCCGGAAAAGGACCGCTACACCTTGACCGACATCTCCGCCGGCTTTTTTGGTGGTCTGCGTGACCGCTTCGCCGACTACGATACGATGATCGATTGTCAGGTATGGGATCTCAATCGATCGATGCCGGCAACCATCGGCGGGAATGTCGACCTGGTATTAGCGAGTAACGCATTACACGCTGTTCGCAATTTGCGGACGTCGCTGGCGCATATTCGTGCCGCACTTGGCGACGGCGGCTTCCTGTTATTTCACGAAGTGACGCACGGTTATCGTTCGCTCCTCAGTATCTGGGGCTTTCTGGATCAGCTGTGGAACTACGACGATCCGGAGGACCGTAGCCACGGTGCCGTCCTAACACGCGAGCGTTGGCAGACATTGCTCGATGAATGCGGCTTCGATGTGGTGGCGTTGAAGGATGACGGCCTTTACTCGACGTTGTTTCTATGCCGCAAACGTGCAGAGCGCGAGCTGTATCCGCATTTCGTCCAGGTCGATTCGCCGGTGAGTGAGTTGGTGCCGATTCAAGCCGGCATCGTCCGGCTGGCGGCGGACCCGCAATCCCGCTTCTGGCTCGATGCGACGGAACCGAGCGCGCCGGGTCTCGTCGGCATGGTGAATTGCTTACGCTACGAGGCCAGCGGCGACCGTGTTCGTTGCTTAGTGACCGATCGAGAGAACGTCGTCAGCGACGCCGAGATAGCCCATCAGCGTCGACTGGATCTAACCGTAAACGTCCATCGCCACGGATGTTGGGGTTCTTTCCGGCATTTGCCGTTCGTGTTGCCCGCGCCGGTGACGAGCGACAACGTTACCCTCGATTTACAGACGCGTGGCGATCTGTCGACGCTGCATTGGCGGCAAGCCCCGAGGTGGAAGGAAGCGGTGACCGAGTTCGAGCCGTACTATCTCGGTGTGAACTTCAAAGCAGTAGTGCTTGCGACCGGACGCTTGCCGGAAGAAATTTTCGGCGGTGGGTTGAGTGCCGCGGCCGGTGGTGAATTTGCCGGCATGGCGGCGGACGGGCGCCGCGTGATGGGTTTCGTTGCCGAATCGTTCGCCTCTAGATTCGTCGGTCGTGCTGACGACAGCGGTCAGTGCATTTTCGACGTTCCGGCGGGTTGGTCATTTGAACAGGCGGCGACGGTACCGGTGGTGTACATGACCGCCTATCTCGGATTGCTGTTGCGCGCCAGGTTGCGCCGCGGCGAACGCGTATTGATTCATGCCGGCAGCGGCGGTGTCGGTCAGGCGGCGATTCAAATCGCCCATGCGCTCGACTGCGAAATTTTCACTACCATCGGTTCGCCGGAGAAGCGTGCTTATGTGAAGCAACGGTTCCCCTTTATTGCCGACGATCATATCGGCAATTCACGCGACACCTCGTTCGTCGATTTAGTAAAACGTGCGACCGCCGGCCGCGGTGTGGACGTCGTGCTCAATTCGTTGACCGACGACAAGCTGCAGGCGAGCTTGCGGGTATTGGCGCGACATGGACGTTTCGTTGAAATCGGTAAGTACGACATGGCGCGTAATGCGGCGCTCGGTATGGAAGTGTTTCTGCGCGATATCAGTTTTCACGGAGTCGGGCTCGACGATCTTGTCAACGATAACACGGCGCAGCTAGAGGAATTAATGCAACTTATGCGCGCGGGGATACTTGACGGTGTCGTGCAACCGCTCGATCGGACGGTATTCGGGCACGATCAAGTCGAGGAAGCATTCCGTTACATGGCGCGTGGTCGGCACATCGGCAAGGTGTTGCTACGCTTGCGCGACGAGCAGGCGTCCGTGCCGGTGCAAATACCGGCGCGCCCGGCTATTTGGTGCGATCCACAGAAGAGTTATCTCATTACCGGAGGTCTAGGCGGCGTCGGCCTCGAACTCGCCGATTGGTTAGTGCAACGCGGCGCGCGCGATATCGTGCTCGTCGGCCGCTCCGGTATACGCGATACCTATCAAGCGTATCGCCGATACACCTGGGAGCGGCAAGGCGTGGCGGTGCAGGTGGTGGCGGCCGATATCGCTGATACTGCACAAGTCGAGCGACTCGTGCAGGAAATTGAGGCGCGCCGACCTGTCGGCGGTATCTTCCATTTAGCCATGGAGCTGCGCGATGCGTTGTTCACGAATCAGACGGCAGAAAGCTTCGAAGCGACCTGTCGCGCCAAGATCAACGGTTCGGCAAATCTAGATGCATCGAGTCGTGCGCACTGTTTTGCGCTTGAGCATTTTGTGGTGTTCTCGTCGCTCGTGAGCGTATTTGGTAACGCGGGGCAGTCGAATTACGCCTATGCCAATAGAGCGATGGAGTGGTTGTGCGAGCGTCGCCGGCAGCAAGGATATCCGGCGTTGGCGGTGCAATGGGGTCCGATCGGCGATGTGGGTTTCGTCCAGGAGAATCGTGAGCGCGTGCGCGTTACTAGCGCCATATTGCACGACCAGAGTCTGGCATCCTGCTTGGCCGTACTCGAGCAATTTATGTTACAGCCGGAGCCGGTGGTCGGCAGCTTGTTGCTGGACCGGAGCGGGGCGGGCGCGTCACAGGCGGCGATGGCGACGATCGAACGTAGCCGCAGCGGCTTATTCGCCGCCATCAAGACGGTGCTTGGGCTCGGCGTTGAACAGGCGGTGGATGAGCGCCACACGCTCGGCGAGCTTGGAATGGATTCGCTGATGGCGGTGGAGATCGAGCACGTGCTCAAGAATCACTTCGATATTGCCGTCGATTTGCCGGAGATCCGTCAGTTGAGCTTCGCTCGTCTGGGCGAGCTGTACGATGCGCGTGACAAGGGTGCCGATCGGCTGGCGGCTCTGGTGGCGACGTCGGTAAGCCCGCGATCGCACGAACAAGACGGTGAGGTTTTCACTTCGGTCCGAAGCGGTTCGACCACGTCTGAGGTGCTTTACTTCGTCAACGGATTTATGTCGGATCCGATAACTGTCACCGAAACGGTTGAAATTCCGGGTGACGGACAAATGTTCGTCGTCCACTTCGAGCGCGCTGCTAACATGGAGACATTGTCTGATCAGTGGTTGGCGCATATTGCCGGCCTGCCGGCTGCTGTGACTACCATCACGATCTTCGGTTACAGCATGGGCAGTCTTATCGCTCAGCGATTCATGGCGATGGTCGCGGGAAAGCTTGCCGTATTACCGCGATTGATTTTGGTGTCCCCGCCGAAACTGGAGTTGGCACGCTTGCCGCAGTTCCGAGAAATCGACATCGATGCGATCTCCCCCGAGCGAGCGCGCACGGTTTTGCGTCAGCTCCCCTGGTTTGGCGACTTCGCGTTGTTACCGGACGAAAGTATCAAGCGGCAAGCGAAGTTCGTGCTATACGACCGTTTCTATGACGAACAGCTCGCCGTTGCCGACGTTATCGCCTTGCCGCGTGAGGATGTTTTGTGCCGCAGCGTGCAGGAAGCGCGGCCGTACGCCCGGCGCTTACTTTGCATCGAAGGAAGGCATGATCTTCGGTCGATCGAACTTGCCAAAGTGTTTGCCTATCTTGATAAGCTCGATGAGGAAGTTGTTGTGGAGTAG
- the caiD gene encoding crotonobetainyl-CoA hydratase, translating to MIQSPLRITRNGHIYEVVLDNPKANAISGATSRLMGKAFAEFRDDPEMRVAIVTGGGKKFFSAGWDLKGAAAGEPPDTDYGVGGFAGLQELPNLNKPVIAAVNGMAVGGGFELAISCDMILASDRARFSLPEIKAGTLADAATLKLPRRIPYHVAMDLLLTGRWMEATEAHKWGLVNEIVPHDQLMTRARELAKLLADGPPLVFAAIKEVARESEGLPFQVAIARIMRREFPTVAKLYASDDQLEGARAFAEKRTPVWKGR from the coding sequence ATGATCCAATCACCACTACGCATCACCCGTAACGGCCACATCTACGAAGTGGTGCTCGATAACCCGAAGGCCAATGCCATCAGCGGCGCTACCAGTCGCCTAATGGGTAAGGCGTTCGCCGAATTTCGCGACGATCCGGAGATGCGCGTCGCCATCGTTACCGGCGGCGGCAAGAAATTTTTCTCCGCTGGCTGGGACCTGAAAGGCGCCGCCGCCGGCGAGCCGCCTGATACCGACTACGGCGTCGGCGGTTTCGCCGGTTTGCAAGAATTGCCGAACCTGAACAAGCCAGTCATCGCCGCGGTCAATGGCATGGCTGTCGGCGGCGGCTTCGAGCTGGCGATTTCGTGCGACATGATCCTTGCCTCCGATCGCGCGCGCTTCTCGTTGCCGGAGATCAAAGCCGGCACGCTCGCCGATGCCGCGACTCTCAAGCTGCCGCGGCGTATTCCGTATCACGTCGCTATGGACTTGCTCTTGACCGGCCGCTGGATGGAAGCGACCGAAGCCCACAAGTGGGGTTTGGTGAATGAGATCGTACCGCACGACCAGCTCATGACGCGCGCGCGCGAACTCGCGAAGTTGTTGGCCGATGGTCCGCCGTTGGTGTTCGCCGCTATCAAAGAAGTGGCACGCGAAAGTGAAGGCTTGCCGTTCCAGGTGGCGATCGCCCGTATCATGCGTCGCGAATTCCCGACGGTTGCTAAGCTCTACGCCAGCGATGATCAGCTCGAAGGTGCGCGCGCGTTTGCCGAGAAGCGTACGCCGGTATGGAAGGGCCGCTGA